The DNA window ATTTCATCATTATGGACGGCAGCCAAAGGGTAATTGAGGGGAACACAAAGAGTAAACCGATGACCAGGATCAGAGACAGGAGAAAGGGGTAGCACCCGGCGTATATGACGCCGATGGGTTCCTTGGTTATGTTTTTGACTACAAAAACGCAAATGGCGACCGGTGGGATGACGCAGCCGATACAAACCGTCAGAGCGATCATGATGCCGGACCAGATTGGATCATAGCCGAGTTTGACCATGGCCGGGAAAAAAATCGGTGTGGCCAGGATCATAAAGGCCAGATCGTCGATGATCGAACCGCCCACCAGATAGATCAAAAAAATGACCATCATAATCAGCACGCGGTGTACGGGAAGGGTCACGATCCACTCGGCCGTGATTTTCGAAATGTCGGTTACCGTAATCAGATGCCCCAGAACGACCGAGGCGGCAATCATGATCTGCACCATGCTGGCGGTCCGAAGTGCCTCTTGAACCGATTTCAGAAATCCTTTGAAGCCTATATCCCTTCTGACCACACAGAGCACCAGAACGGTGAAGGCCCCGATGCTGCCCGCCTCGGTGGGGGTGAAAATGCCGTTCATCAGTCCGCCGATTATGAAGAGAAAAATGATGATGGGCCATATATTTCCCGGAATGGAGGCCAGCCTTTCCTTCATCGGAAACTTGTCGCTCTTGGGACCCACCGCAGGATTGATTTTGCACCAGGTATAGGCGATCACCGCAAAGAAGAAGGCCATGATCAGTCCTGGAAATACCCCGGCGAGGAAAAGCCGGCCGATGGACAACTGGGTGA is part of the Deltaproteobacteria bacterium genome and encodes:
- a CDS encoding TRAP transporter large permease; protein product: MSELTVCFIALLVLLSLFLTGIELAFAMAITGVAGYAYLYGFSTAIDMFANDFFDTLSSYALTVMPLFVLMGQIAFNAGIAKRLYDGAHKFAGHIPGGLAVATIVGATIFKAICGSVAATAATFASVAVPEMDRFGYSRKLSTGIVAIAGTLGVLLPPSMVLIVFGIITQLSIGRLFLAGVFPGLIMAFFFAVIAYTWCKINPAVGPKSDKFPMKERLASIPGNIWPIIIFLFIIGGLMNGIFTPTEAGSIGAFTVLVLCVVRRDIGFKGFLKSVQEALRTASMVQIMIAASVVLGHLITVTDISKITAEWIVTLPVHRVLIMMVIFLIYLVGGSIIDDLAFMILATPIFFPAMVKLGYDPIWSGIMIALTVCIGCVIPPVAICVFVVKNITKEPIGVIYAGCYPFLLSLILVIGLLFVFPSITLWLPSIMMK